A single region of the Maylandia zebra isolate NMK-2024a linkage group LG17, Mzebra_GT3a, whole genome shotgun sequence genome encodes:
- the si:ch211-214j24.14 gene encoding uncharacterized protein si:ch211-214j24.14, which translates to MIAGRTNTRQRNGQEPAFILEGKAPLEPTRGDGGGRETLIPASAALLTQAETPARWQSESLLAESWSTMGDVDPEDTKSLDSSDGTLLTGEENHSSNSDMVHLERDEAEMLEEAEKKGKRAEEEEEEDEEMQTSMLSVLGGERELVALREEEQDLQAPETQELLVSAEEPYMEREPGEFRHVVPPMALPPLPIVKLDPPSTTSTPVPSTTTSEVEELYSIQGLHPPSILAPIAPEPPAASVGQQQFSQIPLTDVDKHSVKEPAEKLQPRPTAPKTKPLSSTELLYGGAALVAVVGVVAYSAVMYCRK; encoded by the exons ATGATTGCAGGAAGGACAAATACAAGACAGCGAAATGGACAGGAG CCAGCCTTCATTCTGGAGGGAAAGGCCCCACTCGAGCCCACCAGGGGGGATGGAGGAGGCAGAGAGACCCTCATCCCTGCTTCTGCTGCACTGCTGACTCAGGCAGAAACTCCTGCACGCTGGCAGAGTGAGAGCCTGCTGGCAGAGTCCTGGTCCACAATGGGCGATGTAGACCCCGAGGACACCAAGAGCCTCGACAGCAGTGACGGGACACTTCTGACAGGGGAGGAGAACCACTCCTCCAACTCTGACATGGTCCACCTGGAGCGGGACGAGGCTGAGATGCTTGAGGAGGCAGAGAAGAAAGGGAAGcgagcagaggaagaggaggaagaagatgaggagATGCAAACAAGTATGTTAAGTGTGTTGGGTGGGGAGAGGGAGCTGGTGGCACTCAGGGAAGAGGAGCAGGACCTCCAGGCCCCAGAAACTCAGGAGCTCCTGGTGTCAGCAGAGGAGCCTTATATGGAGCGTGAGCCAGGAGAGTTCAGGCACGTGGTTCCCCCGATGGCCTTGCCTCCTCTGCCTATTGTTAAGCTCGACCCCCCCTCCACAACATCCACCCCAGTCCCTTCAACCACAACATCTGAAGTAGAGGAGCTGTATTCCATTCAGGGCCTCCACCCTCCTTCTATTCTAGCACCAATTGCACCGGAGCCTCCAGCAGCAAGTGTCGGGCAACAACAGTTTTCACAGATCCCCCTCACAGACGTGGATAAACATTCAGTTAAGGAGCCTGCAGAGAAGCTGCAGCCACGGCCAACTGCTCCCAAGACCAAACCTCTGAGCTCCACCGAGCTGCTTTATGGAGGCGCTGCATTAGTAGCAGTTGTGGGAGTGGTGGCATATAGTGCAgtgatgtactgcagaaagtAG
- the LOC101477073 gene encoding transcription factor Spi-C isoform X1 — MASSEGNTYKLTSLDSDINQHFQDAIDVIQQHSNNSYYDSDYSYYENLGSHHQSLQCQISCCLVTHQSEVPTPVYDWNDMAQQSWPQVIPDVALSHSVQNESPHFYSILPPQRNGKGRKKLRLYEYLHEALNDPNMGDSIQWTDSGSGTFHFISKNKEKLAECWGQRKGNRKTMTYQKMARALRNYSRTGEIIKVRRKLTYQFNPDILHRLGSAHVPMHLPRHPPQEEVHTQQHNPSEQSYCGSAAADWHSWYAHYQPHEDYDLAASFTSHTKL; from the exons ATGGCCTCAAGTGAGGGAAACACATACAAATTG ACATCTTTGGACAGTGACATCAATCAGCACTTTCAGGATGCAATCGATGTGATTCAGCAGCATTCGAACAATTCATACTACGATTCAG ATTATTCATATTACGAGAATCTGGGAAGTCACCACCAATCACTGCAGTGTCAGATCTCCTGTTGCCTCGTCACACACCAGTCTGAAGTCCCAACTCCTGTTTATGACTGGAATGACATGGCT CAGCAGTCTTGGCCTCAGGTCATACCCGATGTTGCGTTGAGTCACTCAGTGCAAAATGAATCCCCACATTTTTACTCCATCTTACCACCACAAAGGAATGGCAAAG GTCGGAAGAAGCTCAGACTTTATGAATACCTGCACGAGGCTCTGAATGACCCCAACATGGGCGACTCAATCCAGTGGACGGACAGCGGCAGCGGCACCTTCCACTTCATCTCCAAAAACAAGGAGAAGCTGGCTGAGTGCTGGGGCCAGCGTAAGGGCAACCGCAAGACTATGACCTATCAGAAAATGGCAAGAGCTCTGAGAAACTACAGCCGTACTGGGGAGATCATCAAAGTACGCCGCAAACTCACCTACCAGTTTAACCCAGACATCCTGCACAGGCTCGGCTCTGCACATGTGCCCATGCACCTGCCCCGTCACCCTCCACAGGAGGAGGTCCACACCCAGCAGCACAATCCGTCCGAGCAGAGCTACTGCGGCTCTGCGGCAGCAGACTGGCACAGCTGGTACGCTCACTATCAGCCGCACGAAGATTACGACCTGGCCGCAAGCTTCACCTCACACACCAAACTCTGA
- the LOC101477073 gene encoding transcription factor Spi-C isoform X2 yields the protein MASSEGNTYKLTSLDSDINQHFQDAIDVIQQHSNNSYYDSDYSYYENLGSHHQSLQCQISCCLVTHQSEVPTPVYDWNDMAQSWPQVIPDVALSHSVQNESPHFYSILPPQRNGKGRKKLRLYEYLHEALNDPNMGDSIQWTDSGSGTFHFISKNKEKLAECWGQRKGNRKTMTYQKMARALRNYSRTGEIIKVRRKLTYQFNPDILHRLGSAHVPMHLPRHPPQEEVHTQQHNPSEQSYCGSAAADWHSWYAHYQPHEDYDLAASFTSHTKL from the exons ATGGCCTCAAGTGAGGGAAACACATACAAATTG ACATCTTTGGACAGTGACATCAATCAGCACTTTCAGGATGCAATCGATGTGATTCAGCAGCATTCGAACAATTCATACTACGATTCAG ATTATTCATATTACGAGAATCTGGGAAGTCACCACCAATCACTGCAGTGTCAGATCTCCTGTTGCCTCGTCACACACCAGTCTGAAGTCCCAACTCCTGTTTATGACTGGAATGACATGGCT CAGTCTTGGCCTCAGGTCATACCCGATGTTGCGTTGAGTCACTCAGTGCAAAATGAATCCCCACATTTTTACTCCATCTTACCACCACAAAGGAATGGCAAAG GTCGGAAGAAGCTCAGACTTTATGAATACCTGCACGAGGCTCTGAATGACCCCAACATGGGCGACTCAATCCAGTGGACGGACAGCGGCAGCGGCACCTTCCACTTCATCTCCAAAAACAAGGAGAAGCTGGCTGAGTGCTGGGGCCAGCGTAAGGGCAACCGCAAGACTATGACCTATCAGAAAATGGCAAGAGCTCTGAGAAACTACAGCCGTACTGGGGAGATCATCAAAGTACGCCGCAAACTCACCTACCAGTTTAACCCAGACATCCTGCACAGGCTCGGCTCTGCACATGTGCCCATGCACCTGCCCCGTCACCCTCCACAGGAGGAGGTCCACACCCAGCAGCACAATCCGTCCGAGCAGAGCTACTGCGGCTCTGCGGCAGCAGACTGGCACAGCTGGTACGCTCACTATCAGCCGCACGAAGATTACGACCTGGCCGCAAGCTTCACCTCACACACCAAACTCTGA